The Collimonas sp. PA-H2 genome contains a region encoding:
- a CDS encoding ABC transporter substrate binding protein, whose translation MLIQPRRISFAAVLRIAAGLLLLLACAFGYAAQGSAGHDPGRRAGAVVNRLPDWRENTAEVRVVRRELQPLIIAAMATLDAPRRQEILDGKGAIAVIYPDIGEPYRSIFSKIIEGIQEQAKVQISTYPVGPNSNAGDLSAQLVRGGVKVVIALGRQGLKAVSGLTPEIAVVVGGVLSVPESESRNLTGISLTPDPALLFALLKRLLPSIKRVTVVYDPQHNDWLIKLAREAAKAQGLELVTREAHDLASAAHLYDAAFAVADSRQDAIWLPQDATTVDDETILPLVLKESWSRGLPVFSSSFLHVKKGVMFALYPNNLGLGRDLASSALGVLSGESRKRGVSPLREVLTAVNLRTASHIGLNLDYQQQRSFDFIFPEP comes from the coding sequence GTGCTGATTCAGCCGCGCAGGATATCCTTTGCGGCTGTATTGCGGATCGCAGCCGGCCTGCTTCTTTTGCTGGCGTGTGCGTTCGGCTACGCCGCTCAGGGAAGCGCCGGCCACGATCCTGGCCGGCGCGCCGGCGCGGTCGTCAACCGTTTGCCTGACTGGCGTGAAAATACTGCCGAGGTGCGCGTGGTGCGCCGCGAACTCCAGCCGCTGATCATAGCCGCCATGGCCACGCTGGATGCGCCAAGGCGACAAGAGATATTGGATGGCAAAGGCGCGATCGCTGTGATTTATCCGGATATCGGCGAGCCTTATCGCAGCATCTTTTCCAAGATAATCGAAGGCATTCAAGAGCAAGCCAAGGTACAGATAAGCACTTACCCCGTCGGGCCAAACAGCAATGCTGGCGATCTCAGCGCGCAATTGGTACGCGGCGGTGTCAAGGTGGTGATCGCGCTAGGGCGGCAAGGATTGAAGGCTGTATCCGGGCTGACGCCGGAGATAGCGGTAGTGGTTGGCGGTGTGCTGTCAGTGCCGGAAAGCGAAAGCCGCAATCTGACCGGCATCAGCCTGACGCCGGATCCGGCCCTGCTGTTCGCACTATTGAAAAGGCTGCTGCCCAGCATAAAAAGGGTGACCGTGGTCTACGACCCGCAGCATAACGACTGGCTGATAAAACTGGCGCGTGAGGCAGCCAAGGCTCAGGGGTTGGAACTGGTCACGCGCGAAGCGCATGACCTGGCTTCGGCGGCGCACCTCTACGACGCTGCCTTCGCCGTCGCCGATAGCCGGCAGGACGCAATCTGGCTGCCTCAGGATGCCACCACGGTAGATGATGAAACCATCCTGCCGCTGGTCCTGAAGGAATCCTGGAGCAGGGGCTTGCCTGTGTTTTCCAGCAGCTTCCTGCATGTCAAGAAAGGTGTCATGTTCGCCTTATATCCTAATAACCTGGGACTAGGGCGCGACCTGGCCAGTTCCGCCTTGGGTGTGCTTTCGGGAGAGTCGCGCAAGCGCGGCGTGTCGCCGTTGCGCGAGGTGCTGACGGCAGTCAATCTGCGCACCGCCAGTCACATCGGATTAAATCTCGATTATCAGCAGCAACGCAGTTTTGATTTTATCTTTCCAGAGCCTTAG
- a CDS encoding citryl-CoA lyase, with amino-acid sequence MSNVLLDYEGPLRTRMGACFPGERAVFRGHDLHADLKDMDWIALYTFGITGRRYSQEQITVLHALWTYTSYPDPRLWNNRVAALAGSARSTGALGVAAAIAVSEASIYGWQPEFAAADFLVRAHDRIKGGESLEAVLQQELLQHRRILGYGRPVATLQVDERIPAILARMDGEKITQGPYLRLAFDIERQLLRMGRQLPINYAAIVVAIPLDMGFSPRECYLFLLPSFMAGMPPCYLEASERPAGATFPLRCSQLRYEGPGRRLWQQE; translated from the coding sequence ATGAGCAACGTCTTGCTGGACTATGAAGGTCCATTGCGCACCAGGATGGGCGCATGTTTTCCGGGAGAGCGAGCGGTGTTCCGCGGACACGATCTGCATGCGGATCTGAAAGACATGGATTGGATCGCACTATATACCTTCGGCATTACCGGCCGTCGATACTCGCAGGAGCAAATAACCGTTCTGCATGCTCTCTGGACCTATACCAGTTACCCGGATCCACGATTGTGGAACAACCGTGTTGCCGCCCTGGCGGGGAGTGCCCGCAGTACCGGCGCACTTGGCGTCGCTGCGGCCATCGCGGTTTCTGAGGCTTCCATTTATGGATGGCAACCGGAATTCGCCGCGGCAGATTTCCTGGTCCGGGCCCATGACCGCATAAAGGGGGGCGAGTCCCTGGAAGCAGTTCTGCAGCAAGAGTTGCTGCAGCACCGGCGCATCCTGGGATACGGCCGGCCGGTGGCGACATTGCAGGTGGACGAACGCATTCCGGCGATTTTGGCGCGCATGGACGGCGAGAAAATAACGCAGGGTCCGTATCTTCGACTGGCCTTTGACATAGAACGGCAGCTGTTGCGGATGGGGCGGCAGTTACCGATTAACTATGCGGCCATAGTCGTGGCGATTCCGCTGGATATGGGCTTTTCTCCGCGCGAGTGCTACTTATTCCTGCTTCCCTCATTTATGGCTGGCATGCCTCCTTGTTATCTGGAAGCTAGCGAACGCCCCGCAGGAGCGACATTCCCGCTACGTTGTTCACAGCTGCGTTATGAAGGACCTGGGCGACGGCTTTGGCAACAAGAATAA
- a CDS encoding citryl-CoA lyase, translating to MSDKESRHSIRSSVWQEEAEEDNPFAAAACYCRGYDVYGDLLGKIAYVEYLYLLFKGERPEPAVTAVLEILAVALANPGPRDPSVHAAMAAGVGGSTAASVLMAALAVGAGSHGGAREIFLALEAWKNHGTELANWRSALASPAVPTRLQVWPEPEHPPGFDPYGKRCANPVRQTLSHLVAMMPTGRLAWLSQEREALELMAGHPLAMTGVAAAALADMDFSASEGEMLTLLLRLPGAAIHALEQGRQGFRQFPFFELDLENDPGPAFREEQA from the coding sequence ATGAGCGATAAAGAAAGCCGGCACAGCATTCGCAGCAGCGTCTGGCAAGAAGAAGCTGAAGAGGACAATCCTTTTGCCGCCGCAGCCTGCTATTGCCGAGGTTACGATGTCTATGGCGATTTGCTCGGCAAGATTGCTTATGTCGAATATCTGTACCTCCTGTTCAAAGGCGAACGTCCGGAACCGGCCGTGACCGCAGTCCTGGAAATACTGGCCGTAGCCTTGGCCAATCCCGGTCCACGCGATCCTTCTGTACACGCGGCGATGGCAGCCGGGGTCGGCGGCTCAACCGCTGCCTCCGTGCTCATGGCCGCGCTGGCGGTCGGCGCTGGCTCACACGGCGGTGCAAGAGAAATTTTCCTGGCGCTGGAGGCATGGAAGAATCATGGGACCGAACTTGCAAACTGGCGCTCCGCTCTTGCCAGCCCAGCCGTGCCGACCCGCCTGCAAGTATGGCCGGAACCGGAGCACCCCCCCGGTTTCGATCCCTACGGAAAACGCTGCGCGAATCCGGTACGCCAGACCCTCTCGCATCTGGTTGCGATGATGCCCACGGGGCGCCTGGCTTGGTTGTCGCAAGAAAGAGAGGCGCTGGAACTGATGGCCGGCCATCCGCTGGCAATGACCGGCGTGGCCGCCGCTGCGCTTGCCGATATGGATTTTTCCGCCAGCGAAGGCGAGATGCTGACCTTGCTGCTGCGGCTTCCCGGAGCCGCCATCCACGCCCTGGAACAAGGCAGGCAGGGTTTTCGTCAATTTCCTTTCTTTGAACTGGATCTGGAAAACGATCCCGGTCCCGCTTTCCGTGAGGAGCAAGCATGA
- a CDS encoding TonB-dependent siderophore receptor, whose amino-acid sequence MKNRWQSRLPCAVILFLSAAVAAAQQNADEDDLVLSYGNKAFVSIATGSQQDISRAPAVASVITAQDIQAMGATNMNQALESVPGLHVSYSGLYNDPIYSFRGITTQYNPQTLMLVNGIPINDAFLGNRDFAWGGVPVQNIARIEIIRGPGSALYGADAFAGVINVITKTAADINGTGYGARVGSFDTHEAWFQHGGKMGPLDVAFYLGAGHTGGANKTIDADAQSGLDKIFGTRASLAPGREQLMRNSLDMQVDIAYELWRLRAGYQDQETGTGVGLANSLDPDARVRAQRWNADLTYSNPNFFRNWDVTAQASVKDVNELPASPPTVLFPAGAFAGAFPSGVIGNPGHAERDSQFSLSGFYTGFDKHRIRLGTGYRIENLYQTSESKNFKILAVPGVGVEFVPLASVIDVSGTSDVYLTPHKRTISYVFAQDEWTLAKDWTLTSGVREDRYSDFGNTVNPRLALVWDAAYNFSIKALYGSAFRAPSFTEQYSINNPVTIGNPNLKPETIATRELAFSWQPTQTLQTNLSLFYYRMHNIIQFVPNPDPSSGSTAQNTGDQTGRGLEMEATWDATRNLRLSGSYSLQHSTDQTTGQDAGLAPRQRWFGRADWRFASLWQFGSTINRVTDRKRQPGDTRPQLPDYTTLDLNVRKEKLIGNWSVSALVLNVFNRDAREPSFAPGNIPFDFPLPGRTFYVQFQHKL is encoded by the coding sequence ATGAAAAACCGCTGGCAATCTCGACTTCCATGTGCCGTCATCCTGTTTCTGAGCGCCGCCGTGGCTGCGGCACAGCAAAATGCTGATGAAGACGATTTGGTGCTTTCTTACGGGAACAAGGCGTTCGTCAGCATAGCCACCGGTAGTCAGCAGGATATTTCCCGGGCGCCGGCGGTCGCTTCGGTGATAACCGCCCAGGATATCCAGGCCATGGGGGCGACCAATATGAATCAGGCGCTGGAAAGCGTGCCGGGCTTGCATGTCTCTTACTCCGGCCTCTACAACGATCCGATCTACTCCTTCCGCGGCATCACTACGCAGTACAACCCGCAGACATTGATGCTGGTGAATGGCATCCCCATCAACGACGCTTTTCTCGGCAACCGCGACTTTGCCTGGGGCGGCGTGCCAGTCCAGAATATAGCCCGTATCGAGATTATCCGCGGCCCTGGATCGGCGCTGTATGGCGCCGATGCTTTCGCCGGGGTCATCAATGTCATTACCAAGACTGCAGCCGATATCAATGGCACCGGGTATGGCGCCAGGGTCGGATCGTTCGATACGCATGAGGCCTGGTTTCAGCATGGCGGGAAAATGGGGCCGCTGGATGTGGCTTTCTACCTTGGCGCGGGCCACACCGGCGGCGCCAATAAAACGATAGACGCAGACGCGCAAAGCGGCCTCGACAAAATCTTCGGAACGCGGGCTTCACTAGCTCCAGGGCGCGAGCAACTCATGCGCAACAGTCTGGATATGCAGGTCGATATCGCCTATGAGCTATGGCGTTTGCGTGCCGGCTACCAGGATCAGGAAACCGGCACTGGTGTCGGATTGGCAAACAGCCTCGACCCCGATGCGCGGGTAAGAGCGCAACGCTGGAATGCTGACTTAACCTACTCCAACCCCAATTTTTTCCGCAACTGGGATGTCACGGCGCAAGCGTCGGTGAAAGATGTCAACGAACTGCCGGCGTCGCCGCCAACGGTGCTGTTCCCGGCAGGAGCTTTCGCGGGAGCATTCCCGAGCGGGGTAATCGGTAATCCCGGGCATGCTGAACGCGACAGTCAATTCAGCCTGTCTGGTTTCTATACCGGGTTTGACAAGCATCGGATCCGGCTCGGCACCGGCTATCGGATTGAAAACTTGTACCAGACCAGCGAGAGCAAGAACTTCAAGATCCTGGCGGTTCCCGGGGTTGGGGTCGAATTCGTTCCGCTTGCGAGCGTCATTGATGTAAGCGGCACCAGCGACGTATACCTGACTCCCCACAAACGCACCATCAGCTATGTGTTCGCGCAGGATGAATGGACTCTGGCAAAAGACTGGACGCTGACTTCCGGAGTACGAGAGGATCGCTATTCCGATTTCGGCAACACCGTTAATCCGCGCCTGGCATTGGTTTGGGACGCTGCTTATAATTTTTCAATCAAGGCCTTATACGGCAGCGCGTTCCGCGCACCGTCATTCACCGAGCAGTACAGCATCAACAATCCGGTCACCATAGGCAATCCCAACCTCAAGCCGGAAACCATTGCCACGCGCGAACTGGCGTTCTCGTGGCAGCCTACTCAGACCCTTCAAACCAATCTGAGCCTGTTTTACTACCGCATGCACAACATCATTCAGTTTGTGCCGAATCCTGACCCTTCGAGCGGCTCGACCGCACAAAATACGGGCGATCAAACCGGCCGCGGCCTGGAAATGGAAGCAACCTGGGATGCAACGCGCAATCTGCGCTTATCCGGCAGTTATTCGTTGCAACATTCCACAGACCAGACCACCGGTCAGGATGCCGGTCTGGCGCCTCGTCAGCGTTGGTTCGGTCGCGCCGACTGGCGTTTCGCATCGCTATGGCAATTTGGCAGCACGATCAATCGCGTAACTGACCGCAAGCGACAGCCAGGCGATACCCGTCCCCAGCTTCCCGATTACACCACTCTGGATTTGAATGTGCGTAAGGAAAAATTGATTGGCAACTGGAGTGTCAGCGCATTGGTGCTGAACGTGTTCAATCGAGATGCCAGGGAACCTAGCTTCGCCCCGGGCAACATCCCTTTCGATTTTCCGTTGCCAGGCCGTACTTTCTATGTACAGTTTCAGCACAAACTGTGA
- a CDS encoding spore coat protein U domain-containing protein produces the protein MKKFVRNGIFIIASAIVCSGASAGTGTATMTNTVTVANNCSISTLGFTTSYDPIVANATANQTATASVTTTCTTGDNPVITLGQGANANTGSTNAVPLRRLSSGGGTPIYINYGLFSDSGYTVTWGNTAGTSPAAVTANGTPTAITIYASVPAGQIAAIAATYTDTVVATVTF, from the coding sequence ATGAAAAAATTCGTGCGGAACGGTATTTTCATCATCGCATCGGCAATTGTCTGTAGCGGTGCTTCAGCAGGTACTGGCACCGCTACCATGACCAACACGGTCACCGTTGCCAATAACTGCAGCATTTCCACCCTTGGCTTCACAACGAGCTATGACCCGATCGTTGCCAATGCCACGGCCAACCAGACCGCCACCGCCAGCGTCACCACTACCTGCACCACGGGCGACAACCCTGTAATTACGCTTGGACAAGGCGCTAATGCCAATACCGGATCCACTAATGCCGTGCCGTTGAGGCGACTCTCCAGCGGCGGAGGTACGCCGATATATATCAATTACGGCTTATTTTCAGACAGCGGTTATACCGTGACCTGGGGGAATACTGCGGGAACCTCGCCGGCCGCCGTCACTGCAAACGGCACCCCCACGGCAATCACCATTTACGCCAGCGTTCCGGCAGGCCAGATTGCCGCAATTGCCGCCACTTACACTGATACTGTAGTCGCCACCGTCACTTTTTAA
- a CDS encoding EAL domain-containing protein — MLQAYLRRTGFRRQLMAIVTISILGLALFSSLMNSWQTNRSVRGYLIEQGLHIAENLARQSTLALLYHSADNVREEVATTLAFPDVIQVEITDTAHKVLLLETKAGQAVKPTENLQPGVVLTKATLEQENDKEWRFGAPVYQGHEATSPFELQENKPQLLGYVYIVLGKGTMNQLVFSLLMVNLAITLSFALILLGVMRLLARNLLRPLNALSELMGRAEAGESGMRAVREGPRDIIDMAQAFNKMMAVLEERELELKQSRDQALHAAMMKAQFAATVSHEVRTPLSGVVGMLDMLREMRLSKPQMECVEVAWSSAHTLIDLINDVLDFSKMEANKLVLEEIDFNLRKLVEEVLELLARQAQEKGLDLGYLLAADVADRIKGDSMRLRQVLINLVGNALKFTGNGQVAVRISRNPDSGERFGLRIEVSDTGIGMDKEAIRHVFDSFAQADSATARQYGGTGLGLAICKQLVELMGGEIGVVSAPGQGATFWFTIVCQPGEKQVMLAPEPDLHGMRVLIAAKSEIVRSFLEQSLASRGIHCRIAGSAAEVREELARAAQAPYTQVIVEGSQAEDEDADLQRYIRSMPALSATRLLLLQHHGAPKGAQFKEADAYLDKPLRLQRLLEAIRQPQADRQPEVASVLSAHLPDALPPKPKKYSVLVVDDNRTNQVVATGMLVMSDCLCECVDNGWEAIDTVQRNRFDLILMDCNMPEMDGYEVTARIRKLEELEGRHTPIVAMTANTQSGDVEKCMAAGMDDYLAKPITLIELRRKLERWLIQAAGSKAGEPEAALRAANLVESEGRPLDRLVFDKLREILGPSLQHAITPYLEDTPLNLEQLKQAVEQRDAEAVRSLAHTIKGSSGNLGAINMTQLAKKVEELEQAGQIDEIPPLLPQLRSAFDDVAALLYSEVSSENYFSTKPTEGSALVLVVDDDRSTRSALRYTLLRDGFRVAEAENGAQALRVLKRIKPDVILMDAVMPVMDGFTACARMQELPGRQHIPVLIITGLEDNLSVERAFAAGASDYIPKPIHFAVLPQRVRRIVEANRAEMRVRNLAFNDSLTGLPNRAMFFDQLKRCIEQARQSGNGAAVLFLDLDRFKYVNDTLGHDVGDQLLIAVARRIQRSVRVVDCVARLGGDEFTVVLADVTTSNTATIVAQKICQSLSKPFLIAGHGIVVSASIGISLYPQDGADVGTLLQHADTAMYRAKKASSGFMFFEPSMEHSISERMRLESDLREALHRKELDVFYQPQVQFDTGRIVGMEALVRWRHPTRGMLAPKEFIPLAEETELINIIGAWVMRTACFQLQSWIKAGMPAMRMAVNFSVRQLRSDFTAAVEQVLVETGLPPQLLELEITESTLMENAEDNLQALHRLHTLGVRLTIDDFGTGYSSLAYLKRFPVDIIKIDQSFVRDVPHDLDDAAIVKSIIALAHSLRLEVVAEGVENESQLDFLRGNSCDLMQGYYFGKPMPAEQFIRFVMEQDSLQRAELLDSRTGPYQ; from the coding sequence ATGTTGCAAGCCTATTTACGCCGCACCGGGTTTCGCCGTCAATTGATGGCGATAGTCACCATCTCGATCTTGGGCCTGGCGTTGTTTTCCTCCTTGATGAATTCCTGGCAAACCAACCGCAGCGTGCGGGGCTATCTGATCGAGCAAGGGCTGCATATTGCAGAGAATCTGGCGCGCCAGAGCACCCTGGCCTTGCTTTACCATTCCGCGGACAATGTCCGTGAAGAGGTCGCCACCACGCTTGCGTTTCCTGACGTGATCCAGGTGGAAATTACTGACACTGCGCACAAAGTCTTGTTGTTGGAAACCAAGGCGGGGCAGGCAGTCAAGCCGACCGAAAACCTGCAGCCCGGTGTTGTCCTGACCAAGGCCACGCTGGAACAGGAAAATGATAAGGAATGGCGTTTCGGCGCACCGGTTTACCAAGGACACGAAGCAACATCGCCGTTCGAGCTGCAGGAGAACAAGCCGCAACTCCTTGGATATGTCTATATCGTGCTCGGCAAGGGAACCATGAATCAACTGGTGTTCTCCTTACTGATGGTTAATCTGGCCATTACGCTTTCCTTCGCTCTCATCTTGCTCGGAGTCATGCGCCTTTTGGCGCGCAATCTGCTCCGGCCTTTGAATGCCTTGTCCGAGCTGATGGGACGCGCCGAGGCAGGCGAGTCCGGCATGCGTGCGGTGCGCGAGGGGCCGCGCGACATCATCGACATGGCCCAGGCATTCAATAAAATGATGGCGGTGCTGGAAGAGCGCGAGCTCGAATTGAAGCAGTCGCGCGACCAGGCATTGCATGCGGCAATGATGAAGGCGCAATTTGCGGCCACTGTCAGCCATGAAGTGCGCACACCCTTGAGCGGCGTGGTGGGAATGCTGGACATGCTCAGGGAAATGCGGCTTAGCAAGCCGCAAATGGAATGCGTCGAGGTGGCCTGGAGTTCGGCCCACACGCTCATCGATCTGATCAACGACGTCCTCGATTTTTCCAAGATGGAGGCGAACAAGCTGGTTTTGGAAGAGATCGATTTCAACTTGCGCAAACTAGTGGAAGAAGTCCTCGAGCTGCTGGCCAGGCAGGCCCAGGAAAAAGGGCTGGATCTTGGTTATCTGCTGGCAGCCGATGTCGCGGACCGGATCAAAGGCGATTCTATGCGCTTGCGGCAGGTTCTGATCAACCTGGTCGGAAACGCTTTGAAATTCACCGGGAACGGCCAGGTGGCGGTCCGCATTTCCCGTAATCCGGATAGCGGCGAACGCTTCGGCCTGAGGATCGAAGTGAGCGATACCGGTATCGGCATGGACAAGGAAGCGATTCGCCATGTATTCGATTCGTTTGCCCAGGCTGACAGCGCCACCGCGCGCCAATACGGCGGCACCGGCCTCGGCCTGGCGATTTGCAAGCAGCTGGTGGAACTCATGGGAGGCGAGATCGGAGTGGTCAGTGCACCGGGCCAAGGCGCCACATTCTGGTTCACGATTGTCTGCCAGCCAGGCGAGAAGCAAGTCATGCTCGCGCCGGAGCCTGACTTGCATGGGATGCGGGTCCTGATTGCAGCCAAAAGCGAGATCGTACGCAGCTTCCTGGAGCAAAGCCTGGCCAGTCGCGGAATCCATTGCCGCATAGCCGGCAGTGCTGCGGAAGTCCGGGAAGAACTGGCGCGGGCGGCGCAAGCGCCATATACGCAGGTTATCGTTGAAGGCAGCCAGGCAGAAGACGAAGATGCGGACTTGCAAAGGTATATCCGCTCCATGCCGGCGCTGTCGGCGACACGCCTGCTGCTGTTGCAGCACCATGGCGCGCCGAAAGGCGCGCAGTTCAAGGAAGCCGATGCTTATCTGGACAAACCGTTGCGCCTGCAGCGTTTGTTGGAGGCGATCCGGCAGCCGCAAGCAGATCGACAGCCGGAAGTCGCCAGCGTCTTGAGCGCACATTTGCCGGACGCGCTACCTCCCAAGCCAAAAAAATACAGCGTGTTGGTGGTCGATGACAATCGCACCAATCAGGTGGTGGCTACCGGCATGCTAGTCATGAGCGATTGTCTCTGTGAATGTGTCGACAATGGCTGGGAGGCGATCGACACGGTTCAGCGCAACCGCTTTGATCTGATTCTCATGGATTGCAATATGCCTGAGATGGACGGCTATGAAGTCACCGCGCGAATTCGCAAGCTCGAAGAGCTTGAAGGACGGCATACGCCAATCGTCGCCATGACTGCCAATACCCAGAGCGGTGACGTGGAAAAATGCATGGCGGCAGGCATGGATGATTACCTGGCAAAACCAATCACCCTGATCGAGCTGCGGCGCAAGCTGGAGCGCTGGCTGATTCAAGCTGCCGGAAGCAAGGCCGGGGAACCTGAAGCGGCATTGAGGGCTGCGAACCTGGTCGAGAGTGAAGGCCGTCCCTTGGACCGCTTGGTTTTCGACAAGCTGCGGGAGATATTGGGGCCAAGCTTGCAACATGCAATAACACCCTACCTGGAAGACACGCCGCTTAATCTTGAACAACTGAAGCAGGCGGTCGAACAGAGGGATGCGGAGGCCGTCCGGTCTTTGGCCCATACTATCAAGGGTAGCAGCGGCAACTTGGGGGCAATCAATATGACCCAGTTGGCCAAGAAAGTGGAGGAGCTGGAGCAGGCCGGACAGATCGATGAAATCCCCCCTTTGCTGCCGCAATTGCGTTCAGCGTTCGATGATGTGGCAGCCCTGCTGTACAGCGAGGTGTCAAGCGAAAACTATTTCAGCACCAAGCCGACGGAAGGCAGCGCCCTGGTGTTGGTGGTCGATGATGACCGCAGCACCCGCAGCGCCCTGCGTTACACCTTGTTAAGAGACGGCTTCCGGGTGGCGGAGGCGGAAAATGGCGCCCAGGCATTACGTGTCCTTAAGCGTATCAAGCCGGATGTCATACTGATGGATGCCGTGATGCCGGTGATGGACGGCTTTACCGCCTGCGCTCGCATGCAAGAGCTGCCCGGCCGCCAGCATATCCCCGTGCTGATCATCACCGGCCTGGAAGACAACCTGTCGGTGGAGCGTGCGTTCGCAGCCGGAGCCAGCGACTATATCCCCAAGCCTATCCACTTCGCGGTCCTGCCGCAACGGGTGCGCCGGATTGTCGAAGCCAATCGTGCGGAGATGCGGGTGCGCAACCTGGCCTTCAACGATTCGTTGACAGGCCTGCCGAACCGGGCCATGTTTTTCGATCAGTTAAAGCGCTGCATCGAGCAGGCACGGCAAAGCGGAAATGGCGCGGCGGTGCTGTTCCTTGATTTGGATCGCTTCAAGTACGTGAACGACACTCTTGGCCACGATGTCGGGGATCAATTGCTGATAGCCGTGGCACGTCGAATCCAGCGCAGCGTGCGCGTCGTCGACTGCGTGGCCCGCTTGGGCGGGGATGAATTCACCGTCGTGCTGGCGGATGTGACGACATCGAATACAGCCACTATCGTAGCCCAGAAAATTTGCCAATCCTTATCCAAGCCTTTTCTGATCGCAGGCCACGGTATCGTCGTCAGCGCCAGTATCGGTATTTCCCTCTATCCTCAGGATGGCGCCGATGTGGGAACCTTGCTGCAGCATGCGGATACCGCAATGTACCGCGCCAAGAAAGCAAGTTCCGGTTTCATGTTTTTCGAACCTTCCATGGAACATTCAATATCGGAACGTATGCGCTTGGAAAGCGACCTGCGCGAAGCATTGCATCGGAAGGAATTGGATGTGTTTTATCAGCCGCAAGTCCAATTCGACACAGGTCGCATCGTTGGCATGGAAGCGCTGGTACGTTGGCGCCATCCGACTCGAGGCATGCTGGCGCCCAAGGAGTTCATCCCGCTTGCAGAAGAAACCGAGCTGATCAACATCATTGGCGCCTGGGTCATGCGTACCGCGTGTTTTCAATTACAGAGCTGGATCAAAGCAGGCATGCCGGCAATGAGGATGGCTGTGAATTTTTCCGTAAGGCAACTAAGATCCGATTTCACTGCGGCTGTGGAGCAGGTCCTGGTAGAAACCGGTTTGCCGCCGCAGCTGCTGGAGCTGGAGATCACTGAGAGCACTCTCATGGAAAACGCCGAAGATAATTTGCAGGCATTACATCGGCTGCATACTCTCGGAGTGCGCCTGACTATCGACGATTTCGGTACCGGTTATTCCTCACTTGCTTACCTCAAACGTTTTCCTGTCGATATCATCAAGATAGATCAGTCTTTCGTGCGCGACGTCCCTCATGATCTGGACGACGCCGCCATCGTTAAAAGCATTATTGCGCTGGCGCATAGCTTGCGTCTCGAAGTGGTTGCCGAGGGAGTGGAAAATGAATCTCAACTTGATTTCTTGAGAGGCAATTCATGTGATTTGATGCAAGGTTATTACTTTGGGAAGCCCATGCCGGCGGAACAGTTCATTCGTTTTGTCATGGAACAAGATAGTCTTCAACGGGCAGAGCTCCTCGACTCTCGAACAGGCCCTTACCAATGA